One genomic window of Limanda limanda chromosome 16, fLimLim1.1, whole genome shotgun sequence includes the following:
- the raph1a gene encoding ras-associated and pleckstrin homology domains-containing protein 1a, whose protein sequence is MEQLSDEEVEVREEEEEEEMDSDKEDQDLDKMFGAWLGELDKLTQSLDDGRPERPPQQKAPLRQETNMANFSYRFSIYNINEALNQGENVDLDALMADLCSIEQELSTVNTKPNSAGGMARLGLTDTKVRQKPPAGRSGRQQPAGSGSGGGGSSSNSVSGGGGGSSGASSSSSSTRASPAGTIRAPTGQHGRPALASNFSLDDITAQLEKASLSMDEAARQTSSHSLSSASTYTSATMRRPGSTQRQHRRTGSVGTVSEHEARSIVHSSRSSVTSASGVSVNSASSMNSASSMDSLDSVLRSSESDGQQPPAQGEVAGPGHHVTEHSYLDRETSLILRNIAGKPTHLLTKEEQAAKLKADNIRVALEKIKEAQVKKLVIRVHLSDESSKTMMVDERQTVRQVLDSLLEKSHCGFSPDWSLVETINELQMERIFEDHENLVENLLNWTRDSQNRLMFTERIEKYTLFKNPQNYLLGRKETCEMAERNKEALLEECFGGSSVSVPEMEGVLWLKEDGKKSWKKRYFLLRASGIYYVPKGKAKASRDLVCFLQLDHVNVYLGQDYKSKYKAPTDYCMVLKHPQIQKKSQYIKYLCCDDVRTLQQWINSIRIAKYGKQLYINFQEAMRRTEAAYDWSSLSSSSIKSGSSSSSLPESQSNHSSQSDSGVSEMTSTGHTRSQSAVSSIFSDAWRRGTQGEMMRIDPISRPIPLHIPAMPPLPLSQTPPSRSSYTDSLVPSDDSSTSPPSPPPPPPPPPLVCVAHQPAPPTSYVKYSTLARLQSQNQSRTPLPGVTTPALPIQSTKPNYNTLPAAYSTSPPLPPSPPPPPPPTAPAPGSAMAILKFGPPSPCSSLPPPPPLDEEEQEHAYLPPPPPESLEANGLPLPFDPESDSCSSFTNTGLQQFLSQKFPHMVYDFTAEDSDENSPHLPPPAGLSPPTSLLTLRPLSPSGPPPAPPKTFTGGFPPQTAPKPSGPSSLPMALSPVSPTPFLSSQGSFKKQQSFSTGHSPNQPPPTLPKQHSLSSKNLTISPSSSFSSVSIAAATSSLVKQIVNQFPGNAASSSSIPASSSMEGSKFSAPQSPPAVKAKPKWQPGGVVAPQSPEFPPPPPDNTSGDFPPPPSSSSSKTGSPIKKSPSSSSTGSIKRGPPAPQRASSMRSNSGEAQDERPKKVESLVNKFGQAPQTGTSSSSSSATGSPSKDSSALPAPLPKPGKLNLANLPLVLQGLQAGQHHQPVEFPSPPPPPPPAHPTNLDSSPDYFPPPPSDSELFPPPPHPSEFHHPPKVAVVNPQPQMQQHQQSATPALSSTSWKQSSLKKGAVPPPTLNRWSSSTTQYDNTISLPLSPPPLSQTPPPSLSSYTPSSSSPVPPTSPKSSGPVSLALKPHFLEDLNRTLKRKSVSRHGSLTSSILIPSSKMEPVGTMDDMALLPPPPPELMQQQGVRGHSQTLSRHHTHSHSTKHANISGYATLRRGPPPAPPKRDQSTKLTGDW, encoded by the exons aTGGAGCAGTTGTcagacgaggaggtggaggtgagggaggaagaggaggaggaagagatggacaGCGATAAGGAGGACCAGGACCTGGACAAGATGTTTGGAGCCTGGTTAGGGGAGCTGGACAAACTCACACAG AGTCTGGACGACGGCCGGCCGGAGCGGCCTCCTCAGCAGAAGGCTCCACTCCGACAGGAAACCAACATGGCCAACTTCTCCTACAGGTTCTCCATCTACAACATCAAtg AGGCGTTGAATCAGGGCGAGAACGTGGACCTGGACGCCCTCATGGCGGATCTCTGCTCCATCGAACAGGAACTCAGCACCGTCAACACGAAACCAAACAGCGCCGGCGGCATGGCTCGCCTGGGCCTGACCGACACCAAg GTCCGCCAGAAGCCTCCAGCAGGGCGCAGTGGcaggcagcagccagcagggagCGGCAGCGGCGGTGGCGGTAGCAGTAGTAACAGCGttagcggcggcggcggcggcagcagcggcgcgagcagcagcagcagcagcaccagggcGTCGCCTGCTGGGACCATCAGAGCTCCCACTGGGCAGCATGGGAGACCGGCACTGGCCTCCAACTTCAGTCTGGACGACATCACGGCTCAACTGGAGAAG GCGTCCCTCAGCATGGACGAAGCCGCCCGTCAGACCTCGTCCCACTCTCTAAGCTCCGCCTCCACCTACACGTCGGCCACGATGCGGCGGCCCGGCTCGACTCAGCGGCAGCATCGACGCACGGGATCCGTCGGCACCGTCAGTGAACACGAG gcgcGTTCGATCGTCCactcctcccgctcctccgtCACCTCGGCCTCTGGCGTTTCCGTgaactccgcctcctccatgaactccgcctcctccatggaCTCCCTGGACAGCGTCCTGCGCTCCAGCGAGTCGGACGGTCAGCAGCCGCCGGCTCAAGGCGAGGTGGCCGGCCCGGGTCATCACGTCACTGAG cACTCCTATCTGGACAGGGAAACCTCTCTGATTCTGAGAAACATAGCAGGAAAACCTACACACCTGCTGACCAAG gaggAGCAAGCTGCGAAGCTGAAGGCGGACAACATCCGAGTCGCCCTGGAGAAGATCAAGGAGGCCCAGGTGAAGAAG TTGGTGATTCGCGTTCATTTGTCAGACGAGAGCTCGAAGACCATGATGGTGGACGAGAGACAGACGGTCAGACAG GTTCTGGACAGTTTACTGGAAAAATCTCACTGTGGCTTCAGCCCAGACTGGTCCCTGGTGGAAACCATCAATGAGCTGCAGATgg AGCGAATCTTCGAGGATCACGAGAACCTGGTGGAGAATCTGCTGAACTGGACCAGAGACTCACAGAACCGCCTGATGTTCACTGAGCGCATCGAGAAGTACACTCTGTTCAAGAACCCTcag aacTATTTGTTGGGGCGGAAGGAGACGTGTGAGATGGCTGAGAGGAACAAAGAGGCTCTGTTAGAG gagtGTTTCGGCGGCAGCTCGGTGTCCGTCCCTGAGATGGAGGGAGTGTTGTGGCTGAAAGAGGACGGGAAGAAGTCGTGGAAGAAACGCTACTTCCTGCTGAGAGCCTCTGGAATCTACTACGTCCCCAAGGGCAAAGCCAAG gccTCCAGGGACctggtgtgtttcctgcagttgGATCATGTGAACGTTTATCTGGGTCAGGACTACAAGAGCAAGTACAAGGCTCCTACAGATTACTGCATGGTGCTCAAG caccCTCAGATCCAGAAGAAGTCCCAGTACATCAAGTACCTCTGCTGCGACGATGTCAGAACCCTCCAGCAGTGGATCAACAGTATTCGTATCGCCAAG TATGGGAAGCAGCTGTACATCAACTTCCAGGAGGCCATGAGGAGAACGGAGGCGGCGTACGACtggtcctccctctcctcctcctccatcaagTCAGgatccagctcctccagccttCCAG AGTCTCAGTCCAACCACTCCAGCCAATCAGACAGCGGCGTCTCAGAGATGACGTCAACAGGCCACACCCGCTCCCAGAGCGCCGTCAGCTCCATCTTCTCTGAtgcctggaggagaggaacgcAAGGAgag ATGATGAGGATCGACCCGATCAGTAGACCCATCCCTCTCCACATACCCGCCATGCcccccctgcctctctctcagACTCCGCCCTCCCGGAGCAGCTACACCGACAGCCTTGTCCCATCAGACGACTCCTCCACGTCGCCGCCctcgcctcctccacctcctccacctcctcctctggtaTGCGTGGCCCATCAGCCGGCTCCTCCCACCTCATACGTCAAGTACAGCACGCTGGCTCGCCTGCAGAGCCAGAACCAGTCCAGGACGCCGTTGCCGGGGGTGACGACACCTGCTCTTCCCATTCAGTCGACCAAACCAAACTACAATACTCTTCCAGCTGCTTACAGCACCTCCCCTCCATTaccaccctctcctccccctcctcctccacccacagCACCAGCTCCTGGCTCAGCCATGGCCATATTAAAGTTTGGTCCACCCAgcccctgctcctctctccctccaccacccccgctggatgaggaggagcaggagcacgcctacctcccacctcctcccccggAGAGCCTGGAGGCCAACGGGTTGCCGCTTCCTTTCGATCCAGAGTCCGACTCCTGTTCTAGTTTCACCAACACTGGCCTCCAGCAGTTCCTGTCACAGAAGTTTCCCCACATGGTCTACGACTTTACGGCGGAAGATTCGGATGAAAACTCTCCTCATCTTCCACCTCCAGCCGGGCTgtctcctcccacctccctgCTGACTCTCCGGCCCCTGTCCCCCAGCGGACCCCCCCCTGCACCTCCCAAAACCTTCACTGGTGGGTTTCCCCCTCAAACTGCTCCCAAACCTTCAGGTCCCTCCTCCCTTCCCATGGCTCTGTCCCCGGTGTCTCCAACACCGTTCCTAAGCAGCCAAGGCTCTTTTAAGAAGCAGCAGAGTTTCTCAACGGGTCATTCCCCAAATCAGCCTCCTCCGACTCTTCCAAAGCAGCACAGCCTCTCCTCCAAGAACCTcaccatctctccttcctcctccttctcttcggTCTCCATTGCAGCTGCTACCTCCTCTTTGGTCAAACAGATTGTCAATCAGTTCCCGGGAaacgctgcctcctcctcctccatccctgccTCCAGCTCCATGGAAGGCTCCAAGTTCAGCGCTCCTCAGTCTCCTCCGGCGGTGAAGGCCAAGCCGAAGTGGCAGCCAGGAGGAGTTGTGGCTCCGCAGTCACCGGAGTTCCCCCCACCGCCTCCAGATAACACCTCAGGAgatttccctcctcctccgtcttcatcctcctctaaGACGGGCTCCCCTATAAAGAAGTCGCCTTCCAGCTCGTCCACGGGATCCATCAAGCGAGGGCCGCCGGCTCCACAGAGAGCCTCCTCCATGCGCTCCAACTCAGGCGAGGCCCAGGACGAGAGGCCGAAGAAGGTGGAGAGCCTGGTCAACAAATTTGGCCAGGCTCCTCAGACGGggacctcctccagctcctcgtcCGCGACCGGGTCTCCTTCTAAAGATTCCTCTGCGCTTCCTGCTCCGCTGCCCAAGCCGGGGAAGCTGAACCTGGCGAACCTCCCGCTGGTGCTGCAGGGTCTGCAGGCCGGCCAGCACCACCAGCCCGTGGAGTTCCcgtcccctccccccccgcctccaccTGCCCATCCCACCAACCTCGACTCCTCACCCGACTACTTCCCGCCTCCCCCCAGTGACTCAGagctcttccctcctcctcctcacccgtCAGAGTTCCATCACCCCCCTAAGGTAGCCGTGGTGAACCCCCAGCCTCAGATGCAGCAACATCAACAGTCGGCGACGCCGGCCTTGTCGTCAACGTCGTGGAAACAGAGCTCCCTGAAAAAGGGGGCGGTCCCTCCTCCCACACTGAACCGGTGGAGCAGCAGCACGACTCAGTATGACAATACCATTTCACTGCCGCTCTCGCCGCCTCCTCTGTCCCAGACGCCACCTCCTTCCCTGTCCTCTTACACgccctcctcgtcctctcccgTCCCGCCCACCTCCCCCAAATCCTCCGGGCCGGTCTCCCTGGCACTGAAGCCTCACTTCCTGGAAGACCTCAACCGCACCCTGAAGAGGAAGTCGGTGTCTCGCCACggctccctcacctcctccatcctcaTCCCCTCGTCAAAGATGGAGCCTGTGGGCACCATGGACGACATGGCGCTCCTGCCGCCGCCTCCTCCCGAGCTCATGCAGCAGCAGGGGGTCCGAGGACACTCCCAGACTTTGTCTCgccaccacacacactcccactccACCAAACATGCCAACATCTCAGGCTATGCAACGCTGCGGCGAGGCCCGCCTCCCGCTCCGCCCAAAAGGGACCAGAGCACCAAACTGACCGGTGATTGGTAG